Proteins found in one Miscanthus floridulus cultivar M001 chromosome 4, ASM1932011v1, whole genome shotgun sequence genomic segment:
- the LOC136551332 gene encoding rapid alkalinization factor-like, producing MAKLALAVLLLLLTVAASASAAGGSHLDLDLGFLSSGGRSRRECRGTVGECLAEESALDLGESAESHRRALYGGGGYISYRALQRGNVPCSRRGASYYNCRPGAQANPYHRGCSRITRCRG from the coding sequence ATGGCTAAGCTCGCGCTGGccgtcctcctcctgctgctgacCGTGGCGGCGTCCGCGTCGGCCGCCGGCGGGAGCCACCTGGACCTGGACCTGGGCTTCCTCTCCTCGGGGGGCCGGAGCCGGAGGGAGTGCCGCGGCACGGTGGGCGAGTGCCTCGCCGAGGAGTCCGCCCTGGACCTGGGGGAGTCCGCCGAGTCCCACCGCCGCGCGCTCTACGGCGGCGGCGGGTACATCAGCTACCGCGCTCTACAGCGGGGCAACGTTCCCTGCTCCCGCCGCGGCGCCAGCTACTACAACTGCCGCCCCGGCGCGCAGGCCAACCCCTACCACCGCGGCTGCTCCCGCATCACCCGCTGCCGCGGCTGA
- the LOC136551333 gene encoding rho GTPase-activating protein 5-like, with amino-acid sequence MVEVMMVPSSNGCGEGGGAGSEGKAGQGQGQGQVLALVLAALRKSVVLPCQMADADDPAGAAWGMKIGWPTDVRHVAHVTFDRLHGFLGLPVEFELEIPGQVPSASASVFGVSPESMQCGYDDKGNSVPKILLLMLERLYAQDGLKAEGIFRITPENSQEEHVREQLNSGIVPDDIDVHCLASLIKAWFRELPEGVLDRLSPEQVLHCNTEEQCIELVKLLPATQAALLHWVVELMADVVEEEESNKMNARNVAMVFAPNMTQMSDPLTALMHAVQVMNLLKTLILKTLREREDDDAGAYSSFSSSSSLSDELGEEEDGHDQQDEENDSGSENYICSATERPKDIDKDAALRVDNEHLIGVSRRHTSTDCHLPYVRFSNDNEDVSLDDIEECFVRRLEWKSVRESVDEGDSRSSPPSEKEAEWLSSSENITEGSNTIGEERGRISNATDVSINELRQTEIRTEMTSAEVRSAEKGELILCS; translated from the exons ATGGTTGAGGTGATGATGGTGCCCAGCTCCAACGGCTGTGGCGAGGGTGGTGGTGCGGGAAGCGAGGGGAAGgcggggcaggggcaggggcaggggcaggtgCTGGCGCTGGTGCTGGCCGCGCTCCGCAAGTCGGTGGTGCTACCGTGCCAGATGGCGGACGCCGACGACCCAGCGGGCGCGGCCTGGGGGATGAAGATCGGCTGGCCCACCGACGTCCGCCACGTCGCGCACGTCACCTTCGACCGCCTCCACGGCTTCCTCGGCCTCCCCGTCGAGTTCGAGCTCGAGATCCCCGGCCAGGTCCCCAGCGCCAG CGCCAGCGTGTTCGGGGTGTCGCCGGAGTCGATGCAGTGTGGCTACGATGACAAGGGGAACTCGGTGCCCAAGATCCTTCTGCTCATGCTAGAGAGGCTGTATGCCCAGGATGGACTCAAG GCAGAGGGGATCTTCCGGATCACCCCGGAGAACAGCCAGGAGGAGCATGTCAGGGAGCAGCTCAACAGCGGCATCGTGCCTGACGACATCGACGTGCATTGCCTTGCTAGTTTGATCAAG GCCTGGTTCAGAGAACTCCCTGAGGGTGTGCTTGACAGGCTCTCACCTGAGCAAGTCCttcactgcaacacagaggagcAATGCATTGAGCTCGTGAAGCTTCTTCCAGCAACCCAGGCTGCACTTCTTCATTGGGTTGTTGAGCTCATGGCTGATGTTGTTGAGGAAGAGGAGTCAAATAAGATGAATGCAAGAAATGTTGCCATGGTTTTTGCACCTAATATGACACAG ATGTCCGATCCTCTGACAGCTCTGATGCATGCTGTTCAAGTCATGAACTTGCTCAAAACCTTGATTCTGAAAACACTTCGGGAACGTGAGGATGATGATGCAGGAGCCTATTCTTCATTTTCATCTTCGTCATCTTTATCTGATGAACTTGGTGAGGAGGAGGATGGCCATGACCAACAGGATGAGGAAAATGACAGTGGCAGTGAGAACTATATTTGCAGTGCTACCGAAAGACCAAAAGATATTGACAAGGACGCTGCACTAAGAGTAGACAATGAGCATCTGATTGGTGTGTCCAGGAGGCACACATCAACCGATTGTCATTTGCCTTACGTTAGATTCAGTAACGACAATGAAGACGTATCACTGGATGATATTGAGGAATGCTTCGTAAGAAGGCTAGAATGGAAATCAGTGAGGGAAAGTGTTGATGAAGGTGACAGTAGAAGTTCTCCTCCCTCAGAGAAAGAGGCAGAGTGGCTTAGCTCCTCTGAGAACATAACGGAAGGTAGTAACACAATTGGCGAAGAAAGAGGCAGAATAAGCAATGCCACTGATGTAAGTATCAATGAGCTGAGGCAAACCGAAATCAGAACTGAAATGACGAGTGCAGAGGTAAGAAGTGCTGAAAAAGGGGAGCTTATTCTTTGCTCGTAA
- the LOC136551334 gene encoding uncharacterized protein, whose protein sequence is MRSWARAALLGALGGAELLVSAVVHLGYAFYIFGTAVIVDVSASLVKALMAVVAKEIAVEGEDVAVAVLDGAVPPIVLVHGIFGFGKGRLGGLSYFAGAEKKDDRVLVPDLGSLTSVHDRARELFYYLKGGQVDYGEEHSRAYGHSRFGRTYARGHYPVWDEEHPVHLVGHSAGAQVIRLLQQMLHDGEFEGHGDTSERWVLSVTSLSGALNGTTRAYIDGMGAAADDGWRSLRPVCLLQICRVGSVLYHWLDLPWLKRYYDFGFDHFGMSRRLVGAAGLADLLLGGNGNGKRGPFATEDWILPDLTIQGAARINAQVRTFPGTFYFSYASRRTARAPGGATVPSGVTTIHPLLFVRVLQMCRWRYPAGAAHPPYPGYRDEDWEDNDGALNTFSMTHPRIPIEHPSVQVENDVDCHPLRPGIWHYKIVEADHMTFVINRRRGGVQFDLVYDSIFHNCRKHVFRSAPPPTLPDQSQS, encoded by the exons ATGAGGAGCTGGGCGAGGGCGGCGCTGCTGGGCGCGCTGGGCGGCGCCGAGCTGCTCGTCAGCGCGGTCGTCCACCTGGGCTACGCCTTCTACATCTTCGGCACCGCTGTCATCGTCGACGTCTCGGCCTCCCTCGTGAAGGCCCTGATGGCCGTCGTGGCCAAGGAGATCGCCGTCGAGGGCGAGGACGTGGCCGTGGCGGTGCTGGACGGGGCCGTGCCGCCCATCGTGCTGGTGCACGGCATCTTCGGCTTCGGCAAAGGC AGGCTGGGCGGGCTGTCGTATTTCGCCGGCGCGGAGAAGAAGGACGACCGGGTGCTGGTGCCGGACCTGGGCTCGCTCACCAGCGTCCACGACAGGGCCCGGGAGCTCTTCTACTACCTGAAAGGCGGGCAGGTGGACTACGGCGAGGAGCACAGCCGGGCGTACGGGCACTCACGGTTCGGGCGGACGTACGCGCGAGGCCACTACCCGGTGTGGGACGAGGAGCACCCGGTGCACCTGGTGGGCCACTCGGCCGGCGCGCAGGTGATCCGCCTGCTGCAGCAGATGCTCCACGACGGGGAGTTCGAGGGGCACGGTGACACCTCGGAGCGCTGGGTGCTGAGCGTCACCTCCCTCTCCGGCGCGCTCAACGGCACCACGCGCGCCTACATCGACGGGAtgggcgccgccgccgacgacggcTGGCGGTCGCTGCGCCCCGTGTGCCTCCTCCAGATCTGCCGCGTCGGCAGCGTGCTCTACCACTGGCTGGACCTCCCCTGGCTCAAGCGCTACTACGACTTCGGCTTCGACCACTTCGGCATGTCGCGGCGCCTCGTCGGCGCCGCTGGGCTCGCGGACCTCCTGCTCggcggcaacggcaacggcaagCGGGGGCCCTTCGCCACGGAGGACTGGATCCTCCCCGACCTCACCATCCAGGGCGCCGCCAGGATCAACGCCCAGGTGCGCACGTTCCCGGGCACCTTCTACTTCAGCTACGCCAGCCGGCGCACCGCCAGGGCTCCGGGCGGCGCCACCGTGCCGTCTGGGGTGACGACGATCCACCCGCTGCTCTTCGTCCGCGTCCTGCAGATGTGCCGCTGGCGCTACCCCGCCGGCGCCGCCCACCCGCCGTACCCGGGGTACAGGGACGAGGACTGGGAGGACAACGACGGCGCGCTCAACACCTTCTCCATGACCCACCCCAGGATCCCCATCGAGCATCCCAGCGTCCAGGTGGAGAACGACGTGGATTGCCACCCGCTGCGCCCGGGGATCTGGCACTACAAGATCGTGGAGGCGGACCACATGACGTTCGTCATCAACCGGCGGCGAGGAGGCGTGCAGTTCGACCTCGTCTACGACAGCATCTTCCACAACTGCCGGAAGCATGTCTTCCGGTCTGCCCCGCCGCCCACGCTTCCGGATCAGAGTCAGAGCTGA